The genomic region GCCTGAATGTCCAGATTGTGGATACCAGATGCACCAATGAACAGATACGCCGTGACCAAGCAACTGATCCCATGAACAAATGAACACCAGATGAGTACCGTTGGGCCGCCCCCAGAACCCATCGGTCTGTCGGACAGCCACTTGGCACCTTCCCATGGTTTCATAGCTCCACGGGAGCCCCTCTTGCCGGGGACTGGCTCCCGGGACTCCGAGCCCTGCTCAGCAGGCCCCGCAGCCTGCAGAACCAGGACTCAGAATGTCCTCTGGAAATAGCACTTTTATGGACACCGCCCCAAGGAGGTGTCCATTTTTTTGCCCGGCATGGAAACTGTCGGTATGTGTCCGGGGAACGCAAACCCAGCAGAACAGTCCTCCGCCCCCTGAAACACGGACACTCCGAACCAGCAGCCACAGAAGGTGCGACAACAGCACTTGCAAATAACAAAACGCCTTTTGCCTTTATAACGGCAACCATTGCCGTACTGCGATAAGCGGGCCCCGGTAGGCTCCATGAGCCGAAGCAGATCCAAATCACCTGGCCACACATTCCAGTAGCTCCCACGTGCAGTGACGCATCCCTCTGGCGGCAGATGAACAGCTTCTCCCCACGCTGCCACTGGCCCTTGCGTCCCCTGGGTCTCCGCACTTCGCCCTACCTCGACCGCAAGCCCTGAGGAGCCAGCCCCTGAGAGCTCCCCCTGAGAGCTCCCCCTGAGAGCTCCCCCTGAGAGCTCCCCTGGGAGATCCCTGGGAGATCCCCTGGGAGATCCCCTGAGAGATCCCCTGAGAGTCAGAGCGCCCTGATAGCCCGAGCCCCAAGGGGGCTAGTACCCAAGGGAGCGACGCACACACCGCCCAGCCTCACAACCTGGCTGCCCCCCAAGGAGGATCACATCAACAGCACCACCTCCTTTCAGCATAGGCCAAGCAGCCACCCAATGGATGGCGTCACCCCATCCCGCCCGCCTCCGATACAGACTAGATGCACCGCCCCACGCGGCTCAAACATCTTCCTGGAGCCAGACACCATGAGCAGATCTCCCCTACCAAGCGGCGAACCTTCAGCAGCGGAAGGCCGCCTCCTCGCAGGCGAGAGCGGCGCGTGTTTCAGCAAACAGAACACCGGATTCGGACATAAGTCACAAAGTAGCCACATGCGTCCGTGTCATGAATCGTCTGCATGAAGGACGTGAACTATGACCACGCCAAACCGTTGCGAACAGCAACAATGCATCCCAACGGATCACGCACAACGCGTGACTCCCAAGCAGCACTCCGTAGCACCTGCAACCTCGACAACCCCTTTTTTCTCTCTACCCGGAACTCTTCTATCCCGAACAGACACCAACTCAGTGCCTGCGGACGGAAGGAGGAGACTGAAATGAACGCTCAGAATGTACTCCTGGTCGATGACCAGCCCCTGATCCGCAAATCCCTTCGCTCCATCCTGGAGTCGATCGATGAAAACCTGATCATCATCGCCGCCTCCTCGCTAGAAGAAGCCATCCGCTATGTTCATAGCGGGCAGCAGCCGTTGCTGACCCTCCTGGATCTCCAGCTGCCCGACGCAACCGGAACCGTCACGCTGGACACATTCCGCCGGAAATGCCCGGTCTCCCCATCGTCGCAATGATCGAACGGGCAGATCAGCAGTGACCCATGCGTGCCAAGTGCCGGCACTCTGGGACTGGTCCTGAAAAACGCGGATACCCAACCCATCACTGACTGCCTCCGGACTGCCATCCGGCTGGCCCGCAATAGCAACGATCCCAAATCCGGAAGCGGATCCGCGCCTGCATCACATGCCGCAGTGGTTCGTCCTGAGTTCCAGGACCATCTCAGTATCCCCAAAGCGAATGCACCCCAAGGGCTGCGTGTTCAACCTGCGGTATATCCGGGCAGCAATACCGCTCCTGCACAACCGCACCGTGAATACCGGGACGGGCGCCATCTGGGCCTGAGTGAACGCCAACGCAGCGTGCTTCGGCTCATGATGCTGGGTCTGCCAAACAAGAGCATCTGCAGAGAACTGGGATTGGCAGAAGGAACGGTCAAGGTCCACGTCAGCAGCATCCTTCGCATCCTGGGCATCTCCTCGCGTGCGCAAGTCGCCATGGCAGCCATGCGCTCGGGATCCAGTTCGAAGACATCGCAACGTCCTGACAGCGCAGAACAGATCGAAGGTGAGCAGGCAAAACGCGGCAAACGGCCCACGTCCAAACGGACGTGGGAGCCATGCAAGAAACAGGGGGAGACAAGGGCACCGCCGACGGGAGCGCGCCTCGGAGTTACGCCGCTGACTTAAAACAGGCTGGCGAAGGAGACATACAGAAAGAGACAAACAGAATGTGAAGGGGGCGTATGAGATACAGAGGACTAATTGAGAGGGGCGTAGGAGACATACAGACGAAAAAAAAAGCCCGTACGATGTACGGGCTTTTTCATGAATAGGGTGTCTGACGATGTCCTACTTTCACGGGCGCGGGCCCACTATCATCGGCGCAAAAGCGTTTCACGTTCCTGTTCGGGATGGGAAGGAGTGGTTCCACTTCGCTATGGTCGTCAGACAAAGCTTGTTGGCGGCGAGCCTAGCGAGTTGCCAAGGCTTGCTGCCGTGTCTGATAGGAGTCGACGAGTGTATCGGAAGTTTCATGAGGAGTCCATG from Lautropia mirabilis harbors:
- a CDS encoding response regulator transcription factor; the encoded protein is MNAQNVLLVDDQPLIRKSLRSILESIDENLIIIAASSLEEAIRYVHSGQQPLLTLLDLQLPDATGTVTLDTFRRKCPVSPSSQ
- a CDS encoding response regulator transcription factor, whose amino-acid sequence is MVRPEFQDHLSIPKANAPQGLRVQPAVYPGSNTAPAQPHREYRDGRHLGLSERQRSVLRLMMLGLPNKSICRELGLAEGTVKVHVSSILRILGISSRAQVAMAAMRSGSSSKTSQRPDSAEQIEGEQAKRGKRPTSKRTWEPCKKQGETRAPPTGARLGVTPLT